GGCGCTTCTTTCCGCAAGGCATAATAAGAAGGAAATTGACATGGAGGAGCTTAGAGCGGCCTTCATAAAAGTAGGCATGGGAACAGAGAAAAAATCCCGTGTCATCAGCGATAGAGAAAAGAATATTACCGCTTATCACGAAGCGGGCCACGGTATTTTATTCGAGCTTCTTGAAAAGCTTGATCCTGTTCATATTATATCCATTATCCCCGTAGGCTCTGCCGGAGGATATACAATGCCTCTTCCGGGAGACGACAAATCCTATCTTTCCAAAAGCTATATGGAACAATATATTGTTTCCCTATTAGGCGGAAGGGTTGCCGAGGAAATCGTCCTTAAGGATATAACAACCGGAGCGTCAAACGACATTGAAAGAGCAACGGCCATGGCAAGGGATATGGTTACGAAATACGGTATGAGCAGTGAGCTTGGCCCTATACAGTTTGGAAACGACAATGACGAGGTATTTATCGGAAGAGACCTTGCCCATACGAGAAATTACGGGGAAAAGGTAGCTTCACAAATAGATACCGAGATTAAAAGCATTATAGAAAAGGCCCATGAAACGGCAAGGACGCTTATTACAAAGCATATAGACGTTCTCCATAAAACGGCGGACCTTTTAAAAGAAAAAGAAAAAATAACAGGGGACGAATTCAGAGCGCTTTTCCCGGAAGGTTCCCTTCCCGATAAGAAAAGAACCAGCGAATTTTTTGAAGAAAAAAATATCGTTGCTCCTGAAGAAGCACCAGTACCCAAAGAAGCCCAATAAAAGCATAAAAAAGGACCGAATATTCGGTCCTTTTGTTTTTGTTTTAAAATATATTTTAAAGTTAAATAAGCAGACACAGCAATAGATAATGAAAATTTCAATATATATAGTAAATTTAAAGTTAAATAGTAGCAAAGCCGTATATTCACGAAGGCTCAAAAATGTACCGTTTCCGAAGGAAATACGTGTTTTTGAGCCTTAAGGGAATAGGCTTTTGCTGCTTCTTCATGATAAATTTACTATAAAATCAAATGAAAACAATTATATAAAATACGAATTAAGGCGTGTTCACCCTAATCTAAGCAGGCATCTAAAATGACATTATTGCGTCCTCCTTTGTCAGCATTTCTTAGCAGATACCTTCCGGTATACGTTGTCAGCATTTCTTAGTATATTTTTCTAAATTGCATTTTTAAGTCCGCGTGAATATACGGTTTTGTTATCATTTCACTTTAAATTTACTATAACATTTCATGCAGTTTATTTACGGTTTTCCAGTTTCTTGCCGTAGAGGACATAAAAAGCTTTGATAACTGGGCGGCGGCTTTTGATTTACGGATGCTTTGCTTACATAGAAGGTAAATTTCTCTTTTTCCTGTCCGTATAATATCAGAGTCTGTACAATTTTTGCATAAGGCTTCTATTTTTGACCGCTCCGGCGGATTTTCTAAGAAATATACATAGAGATGTTCAACAGTCGGGTCGGCAGCTTCCGCTTCTGAAATTTCCTCCTGAGAAAAAGGCAAGTGCTCAATCAAACTGCTTATTTCATCTATATTACGTATTGTTACGCTGCTTTTAAAACCAAACTGCTTAGAAAATCCTTCTTCAATAATCTCTTGCAGCGGCTTCTCCTCAAGATCTGCCTCAAAAACAGCATTTCCGCTTTGGATATAAGTTTCCGGGTTTTTAAATCCCAAGTCAAAAAACAACTGCTTTAAATCATTCATTTTTACAATGTTTTTGCCGCCTACATTGATTCCCCTGAAAAGTACAGCATATTTCATTTTACTTACCTCAATTCACCTTAGTTTAAATGATTTTATAATACTTTTATTATTGTTTGCCGGAATCAAGCTTTATTTCCCCATGCTCTTTTTCGTATTTATTTATACAGTCTCTTATTAATATTAATATCTGGCTGTTTGCGGAGCGGCCTTCATAGTCCGCCACTACATGGAGCTTATTTAAAAGCTCTTTATCTATCCTTATGGAAAGGCTTTTTATAGACATATAATCACTCCTAAATGAGTTTAATATGTATCTATTTTATGTTTATTATGTGTCAATATGTTCAATATAGATATAAAATATATCTAAAATGAATCTACGTAAAAATGATTTTAGGAGTGAATTGTATGGTAGACTATGAAAAAATGTATTTTGAATTGTTTAATAAATTAACAGATATACTTTTAGACATACAGAAGATTCAACAAAGCATGGAAGAAATATACATTGGAAATGCAGGTAAACTTACCGCAATGCAAGAGCCTGTTATTAAAAATCGCAATAGATAAATTTATAAAAATGCATATAAATGGAAAAATTTTAACGCCTTACTTGATTATATACCTTTTATAGTATAAACTTTAATTACAAAATACGGATGAATCCGAAAAAGGAGCGTGCATGAATGGAAAAGATTAAGCGTTCAGACTTTATGGAGTACAAATTTCTTTCTCAGCTTAAATTAAGCCCAAGCGGCTTAAAAACAGCCGTTATAGCAAAAAAGGCAAGCGACAGCAATTCATATTATTCTGTAATATATGTTGATAAGGGCGAGGGTTTTTATCCTCTTACGAGAGAAAAGGGAAATGTTGGATTTTTCCAATGGCTTGACGATGAAAATATAATTTTTTCTGAGCAAAGATGCCCTAAGGTTAAAGAGCTTAAAGAAAAAGGATATGAGATTTCAACATTATATAAAATAAATATAAACGGCGGAGAAGCTTCCGAAGAATTAAGGCTTGATGTTACGGCAAAGGGCGTTGAGCTTATTGCTCCCGGAAAATACCTTGTTTTAGCCGATTATAATAATGCTCGTCCTGATTTGACAGGCAAAACAGATAAGGAAAAGGAAGAGCTTTTAAAAGAATACAAGAAAGAAGCAGACTATCAGGTAGTAGACGAGCTTCCTTACTGGTATAACGGAAAAGGCTTTACCAATAAAATGAGAAACCGCCTTTATATTTATTCCGAAGAGGGATTAAAGCCTGTTACGGGAGAACTTACTTATTTAAGCTCTTATGTCCTTTCAAAATGCAAAAAGTACATTGCCTATGAAACCCAGTGCTTTGAAACTGGCGTTCTCGACATTAAGAGCAGCCTCTATTTATACGACATAGAAAAAGGTGAATCAAGAAAGATTCTTGGTGATACATACTTCATAAAGAGTTATGATTTCTACAACGGAAAGCTTGTAATTGCCTTATCCGAAGGGGCTAAATACAATTTCCATCAGCATCCGGAATTTTATTTTCTCAGCCTTGAAGACGGAAGCCTTGAAAAAATCATGGATACAGATTTCTCTGTTCCAAGCGGCGTAGGAAGCGACTGCAAGCTTGGAGGCGGCTATGATTATAAGGTGTTTGGCGACGATCTTTACTTTATCACCATTATGGGCTACCGTTCCGACGTATATAAATTGAACCTTACAGGAAGCCCTGAAATAAAATGCGTCACATCAAATGCAGGCAGCACAGATATGTTTGACATCAGCGAAAAAGGCATTACTGCCGTAGCCATGTATGACGACAGGCTCCAAGAGGTTTATACCTATGAAGACGGCAAGCATATTCTTAAAAGTGCCTTTAATGCCCATATCTATGAAAATAAAATTTATTCCAAGCCCCAGTATTTTACGATTAAGGATGCTGACGGCTTTGAAATAGATTGCTGGGTAATAGAGCCTGTAGGCTATGAAAAGGGTAAGAAATACCCTGCCATATTGGATATTCACGGCGGTCCGAAATCAGCCTATGGAGACGTATATTTCCATGAAATGCAGCACTGGGCAAGCGAAGGCTATTTCGTTCTTTTTTCAAATCCCAGAGGAAGCGACGGCAAAGGCAACGAATTTGCTGAAATAAGAGGAAGATACGGAACCGTTGATTACGATAATATTATGCAGTTTACCGACGAAGCCCTTAAGAGATACCCCGATATAGATTCTGAAAAGGTGGGCGTTACAGGCGGCTCTTACGGCGGATTTATGACAAACTGGATTGTAGGCCATACAGATAGATTTAAGGCAGCAGTTTCTCAAAGAAGTATCGCCAACTGGGTAAGCTTTTCAAATATCTGTGACATCGGCTATTATTTTGGGCCGGACCAGCAGCAGGCGGATACTTGGGGTGATGTTGAGAAGCTTTGGTGGCATTCTCCGCTTAAATATGCAAACAACGTAAAAACGCCTATTTTATTCATTCATTCCGACGCGGACCACAGATGCTGGATACCGGAAGCATACCAGATGTTTACGGCTGTGAAGCTCCACGGCGTAGATGCAAGATTATGCATTTTCCACGGAGAAAACCATGAGCTTTCCCGTTCAGGAAAGCCTGAACACAGGGATAGAAGGCTTAAGGAAATAATTGAGTGGATGGATAAATATCTGAAATAAAAGCTGATTATATGAAAGCATACAGGT
This is a stretch of genomic DNA from Anaeropeptidivorans aminofermentans. It encodes these proteins:
- a CDS encoding alpha/beta hydrolase family protein, which produces MEKIKRSDFMEYKFLSQLKLSPSGLKTAVIAKKASDSNSYYSVIYVDKGEGFYPLTREKGNVGFFQWLDDENIIFSEQRCPKVKELKEKGYEISTLYKININGGEASEELRLDVTAKGVELIAPGKYLVLADYNNARPDLTGKTDKEKEELLKEYKKEADYQVVDELPYWYNGKGFTNKMRNRLYIYSEEGLKPVTGELTYLSSYVLSKCKKYIAYETQCFETGVLDIKSSLYLYDIEKGESRKILGDTYFIKSYDFYNGKLVIALSEGAKYNFHQHPEFYFLSLEDGSLEKIMDTDFSVPSGVGSDCKLGGGYDYKVFGDDLYFITIMGYRSDVYKLNLTGSPEIKCVTSNAGSTDMFDISEKGITAVAMYDDRLQEVYTYEDGKHILKSAFNAHIYENKIYSKPQYFTIKDADGFEIDCWVIEPVGYEKGKKYPAILDIHGGPKSAYGDVYFHEMQHWASEGYFVLFSNPRGSDGKGNEFAEIRGRYGTVDYDNIMQFTDEALKRYPDIDSEKVGVTGGSYGGFMTNWIVGHTDRFKAAVSQRSIANWVSFSNICDIGYYFGPDQQQADTWGDVEKLWWHSPLKYANNVKTPILFIHSDADHRCWIPEAYQMFTAVKLHGVDARLCIFHGENHELSRSGKPEHRDRRLKEIIEWMDKYLK
- a CDS encoding DUF1697 domain-containing protein codes for the protein MKYAVLFRGINVGGKNIVKMNDLKQLFFDLGFKNPETYIQSGNAVFEADLEEKPLQEIIEEGFSKQFGFKSSVTIRNIDEISSLIEHLPFSQEEISEAEAADPTVEHLYVYFLENPPERSKIEALCKNCTDSDIIRTGKREIYLLCKQSIRKSKAAAQLSKLFMSSTARNWKTVNKLHEML
- a CDS encoding Arc family DNA-binding protein, which produces MSIKSLSIRIDKELLNKLHVVADYEGRSANSQILILIRDCINKYEKEHGEIKLDSGKQ